A genomic segment from Variovorax paradoxus B4 encodes:
- a CDS encoding TolC family outer membrane protein — MKKKNLLAFAAAAGLLCGPAWSLDLSQAYGEALEQDSTIRAVRAATDARRERLPQARAQLLPSVSASVSRYRNWLERTSPDASGQLVTANLRYTSSSEALTLRQPIFRMYQMADYRQAQAQVDDAEATLERETQNVGVRVSGAYFEALLAEEHLALVLAQKTAYTTQFDAAQKRLGAGFGTRTDIDEARAALDLNLAQELEARQNLDFTRRQIQSLVNRPIDRLAPLDSSRMRLVRPSPDRLEDWVEQAEINSPELQSLVAQVEAAKYELEKAQAGHYPTLDAIAQWSRNDSDTINNIKTRYSNKSIGLQLNIPLYSGGHVSSTVRQAIAGQLRAEEALEALRRDLGVRLHREFRGVTEGVLRVRALEQAVRSSEQVVISNRRSFEAGSRTLPDVLNAEQQKVSAQRDLAQARFVYLMSRIRLQALAGGPKAEVIDEINGWLVR, encoded by the coding sequence GTGAAGAAGAAAAACCTGCTGGCATTCGCTGCTGCCGCCGGCCTTCTCTGCGGGCCGGCCTGGTCGCTCGACTTGTCGCAGGCCTATGGGGAAGCACTGGAACAAGACTCGACGATCCGGGCGGTGCGGGCTGCCACGGACGCCCGGCGCGAACGCCTGCCGCAGGCCCGTGCGCAGCTGCTTCCCAGCGTTTCGGCGAGCGTCTCGCGCTATCGAAACTGGCTGGAAAGAACGTCGCCGGATGCCTCCGGGCAACTCGTCACGGCCAACCTGCGCTACACCAGCAGCAGCGAGGCGCTGACCTTGAGGCAACCCATCTTCCGCATGTACCAGATGGCCGACTACCGCCAGGCGCAGGCGCAGGTCGACGATGCCGAGGCCACGCTTGAACGCGAAACGCAGAACGTCGGCGTTCGGGTGAGCGGCGCCTATTTCGAGGCGCTCCTGGCCGAGGAACATCTTGCGCTGGTGCTGGCGCAAAAGACCGCCTACACGACCCAGTTCGATGCCGCGCAGAAGCGGCTTGGCGCAGGGTTCGGCACGCGCACCGACATCGACGAAGCACGTGCGGCGCTGGACCTCAACCTGGCGCAGGAACTCGAGGCGCGCCAGAACCTGGACTTCACGCGCAGGCAGATCCAGAGCCTGGTCAATCGCCCGATCGACAGGCTGGCGCCGCTGGACTCGTCCAGGATGCGGCTCGTCCGGCCGTCGCCCGACCGGCTGGAAGACTGGGTCGAGCAGGCCGAAATCAACAGCCCGGAACTCCAGTCGCTCGTCGCGCAGGTGGAAGCGGCCAAATACGAATTGGAGAAGGCACAAGCCGGCCACTACCCGACCTTGGACGCCATTGCCCAGTGGTCCCGCAACGACAGCGACACGATCAACAACATCAAGACCCGCTACAGCAACAAGTCCATCGGCTTGCAGCTCAACATTCCTCTTTACTCGGGCGGCCATGTGAGTTCGACCGTGAGGCAGGCCATCGCAGGGCAGCTGCGTGCTGAAGAGGCCCTCGAGGCCTTGCGCCGCGACCTGGGGGTCAGGCTGCATCGGGAATTCCGCGGCGTGACGGAAGGCGTCCTCCGGGTCAGGGCCCTCGAACAGGCAGTGCGTTCCTCAGAGCAGGTCGTCATCTCGAATCGCCGCTCGTTCGAGGCTGGCAGCCGCACCTTGCCCGATGTGCTGAACGCAGAGCAGCAGAAGGTCTCCGCCCAGCGTGACCTGGCGCAGGCCCGCTTCGTTTACCTGATGTCGCGGATACGGCTGCAGGCGCTGGCGGGCGGTCCCAAGGCGGAGGTCATCGACGAGATCAACGGGTGGCTCGTGCGTTGA
- a CDS encoding HlyD family type I secretion periplasmic adaptor subunit: MAKPNLLRDVTSNPVPVEDSDPSQDDANGLRNEFGRAGRIGAWALAAGFGGFVLWAAFAPLDEGVPSQGQVAIDTKRKAVQHQIGGILKEVRVGEGDQVQEGQLLFKLDDAAARASFETVRQRYLGFRAIQSRLLAEQAGQNTIDFHPDLQAAASDPLIRQQMFNQEQLLRSRRAALRADLQSIEENIQGQQELSQAYSSMLGSRRTQLSLLNEELGQTRKMVGEGFAPRNRQLEMERQVAESNTSIAELIGNMGRARRSIAELRQRAIARQQEYHKEVETQQAEVSREVLGDFEKFVALRDELGRTEIRSPASGQVVALVAQTVGGVVAPGQKLMDVVPANEPLLLETRVPPHLIDRVRAGIPVDVRFSSFAHSPQLVVQGKLVSVSGDLLVDPQTNASYFLARVAVTQEGLKMLGKRSLQPGMPVEVVFKTGERSLLVYLLHPLTKRIAASMTEE; the protein is encoded by the coding sequence ATGGCCAAACCGAATCTTCTCAGGGACGTCACTTCCAACCCCGTGCCGGTCGAGGACAGCGACCCGTCGCAGGACGATGCAAATGGCCTCAGGAACGAGTTCGGCCGTGCAGGGCGCATCGGCGCGTGGGCACTGGCTGCCGGATTCGGCGGCTTTGTGCTCTGGGCTGCATTTGCGCCGCTGGACGAGGGCGTGCCGAGCCAGGGGCAGGTGGCCATCGACACCAAGCGCAAGGCGGTGCAGCACCAGATCGGCGGCATCCTCAAGGAGGTGCGGGTGGGCGAGGGCGACCAGGTCCAGGAGGGCCAGTTGCTGTTCAAGCTCGACGACGCCGCGGCCAGGGCGAGCTTCGAGACCGTGCGGCAGCGGTATCTGGGTTTTCGCGCCATACAGAGCCGGCTGCTGGCGGAACAGGCGGGCCAGAACACCATCGACTTTCATCCGGACTTGCAGGCGGCGGCTTCGGACCCGCTGATCCGGCAGCAGATGTTCAACCAGGAGCAACTGCTCAGGTCACGCCGCGCCGCCTTGCGCGCCGACCTGCAATCGATTGAAGAGAACATCCAGGGCCAGCAAGAGTTGTCTCAAGCTTATTCAAGCATGTTGGGCAGCCGCCGAACCCAGCTGTCGCTTCTGAACGAAGAACTGGGCCAGACGCGCAAGATGGTCGGCGAAGGGTTTGCCCCGCGCAATCGCCAACTGGAGATGGAACGCCAGGTTGCGGAATCGAACACCTCCATTGCCGAACTCATCGGCAACATGGGCCGGGCCCGGCGGTCGATCGCGGAGCTTCGCCAGCGTGCCATTGCGAGGCAGCAGGAGTACCACAAGGAGGTGGAAACCCAGCAGGCCGAAGTCAGCCGCGAAGTGCTTGGAGATTTCGAGAAGTTCGTCGCCTTGCGCGATGAGCTGGGTCGGACCGAGATCCGCTCGCCCGCTTCGGGCCAGGTGGTGGCGCTGGTGGCGCAGACCGTCGGCGGCGTGGTCGCGCCGGGGCAAAAACTGATGGACGTGGTTCCTGCCAACGAGCCCTTGCTGCTCGAGACCCGGGTGCCGCCTCACTTGATCGACCGCGTCCGCGCCGGCATACCGGTGGATGTGCGCTTCTCGAGCTTTGCCCATTCTCCGCAGCTCGTGGTGCAGGGCAAGCTGGTTTCGGTCTCCGGCGACTTGCTGGTCGACCCGCAGACCAACGCGAGCTATTTCCTTGCGCGGGTGGCCGTGACGCAGGAGGGGCTGAAGATGCTCGGCAAACGTTCGCTGCAGCCGGGTATGCCGGTCGAGGTGGTCTTCAAGACGGGGGAACGCTCGCTGCTTGTTTACCTCTTGCATCCGCTCACCAAGCGTATCGCCGCCTCCATGACGGAAGAATAA
- a CDS encoding type I secretion system permease/ATPase → MNKASFFNRSELARALWGFRREFLLVGSLSFLANLLMLAPTLYMLQIFDRVLSSQSELTLLALSLITLLLFAALALSEWLRSRLLVRASLRFDRQLSTRVFNGSFQAYLGQSASNKSRPFADLNQIRQFLTGPGVFALFDAPWTPIYIAVIFFLHPWLGVLALGFALVQAALAWFGQKKTVAPSEAVLKATGETMGDLQGKLRNVEVLESMGMVANLQKRWNRQHAASMDEGALAQGFINRIAGWSKFIRYSQQSLTLGAGALLVINGQLSPGAMIAANVLMSRALAPIDQLVGTWRGFVSCRSAFQRLERLLDEFPEQDRVPSRAGPTGTIGLQAVSAGAAGRATPILKNISFAVPAGTVVAVLGPSGSGKSTLAKVMVGIWSASSGSVLLDGVPIGGWNRQELGPHIGYLPQDVELFGGTIAENIARLGETDSRKVIEAASSAGMHETILRFPKGYDTPIGDAGSLLSGGQRQRIGLARAIYGDPSLIVLDEPNANLDDAGEAALVCAIRQLKAKGKTVFLVTHRQGAVSVADRLMVLSDGVLAADGPRDAVLASFRRPQPAVRTAALVVQSA, encoded by the coding sequence ATGAACAAAGCCTCGTTCTTCAACCGCAGCGAATTGGCGCGCGCTCTTTGGGGGTTCCGAAGGGAGTTCCTGCTGGTCGGCTCGCTGAGCTTCCTGGCCAACCTGCTCATGCTCGCGCCGACGCTCTACATGCTGCAGATATTCGACCGCGTGCTGTCCAGCCAAAGCGAACTGACCTTGCTCGCGCTGTCCTTGATCACGCTGCTCCTCTTCGCGGCGCTGGCCTTGTCGGAATGGCTGCGCTCGCGCCTGCTGGTGCGGGCCAGCCTGCGTTTCGACCGGCAGCTGAGCACCCGGGTGTTCAACGGAAGCTTCCAGGCCTATCTCGGCCAGTCGGCGTCCAACAAGTCCAGGCCCTTCGCAGACCTCAACCAGATCCGCCAGTTTCTCACCGGTCCGGGCGTCTTCGCGCTCTTCGATGCGCCCTGGACGCCGATCTACATCGCGGTGATCTTCTTTCTTCATCCCTGGCTCGGCGTCCTGGCGCTGGGGTTCGCCCTGGTCCAGGCCGCACTGGCCTGGTTCGGACAGAAGAAGACCGTCGCGCCATCGGAAGCGGTCCTGAAGGCCACGGGCGAGACGATGGGCGACCTGCAGGGCAAACTTCGAAACGTCGAGGTGCTCGAATCGATGGGCATGGTCGCCAATCTGCAAAAGCGCTGGAATCGCCAGCATGCGGCCTCCATGGACGAGGGCGCCTTGGCGCAGGGCTTCATCAACCGCATTGCCGGCTGGAGCAAATTCATACGCTACAGCCAACAGTCGCTCACCTTGGGGGCGGGTGCGTTGCTGGTGATCAATGGCCAGTTGTCGCCCGGCGCCATGATTGCGGCGAACGTGCTGATGAGCCGCGCGCTGGCGCCGATCGACCAGCTGGTCGGCACGTGGCGTGGCTTTGTCTCTTGCCGCAGCGCATTCCAGCGCCTCGAAAGACTGCTGGACGAATTCCCCGAGCAGGACCGTGTCCCTTCCCGGGCCGGACCGACCGGCACCATCGGCTTGCAAGCTGTCTCTGCAGGGGCGGCGGGGCGAGCGACACCGATCCTCAAGAATATTTCGTTTGCGGTGCCCGCAGGAACCGTGGTGGCGGTGCTGGGCCCGTCGGGCTCGGGCAAGTCGACGCTGGCAAAGGTGATGGTGGGCATCTGGAGCGCATCTTCCGGCTCGGTGCTGCTCGACGGGGTGCCGATCGGTGGCTGGAATCGTCAGGAGCTGGGGCCGCATATCGGCTATCTGCCGCAGGACGTGGAGTTGTTCGGCGGCACCATTGCCGAAAACATCGCGCGGCTCGGCGAGACCGACTCGCGCAAGGTGATCGAGGCCGCAAGCAGCGCCGGCATGCACGAGACGATCCTGCGTTTCCCCAAAGGCTACGACACCCCCATCGGCGACGCAGGCAGCCTGCTTTCCGGCGGGCAGAGGCAGCGCATCGGACTGGCGCGTGCGATCTATGGCGACCCTTCGCTCATTGTCCTGGATGAGCCGAATGCCAACCTCGACGACGCCGGGGAGGCCGCACTGGTGTGCGCCATACGGCAGTTGAAGGCCAAGGGAAAAACGGTGTTCCTGGTGACGCACCGCCAAGGCGCGGTTTCCGTGGCCGACCGCCTCATGGTCCTGAGCGATGGCGTACTGGCCGCGGACGGGCCGCGCGATGCCGTGCTCGCGTCTTTTCGTCGCCCGCAGCCTGCGGTGCGAACGGCGGCCCTGGTGGTGCAGTCGGCCTGA
- a CDS encoding Lrp/AsnC family transcriptional regulator: MAILRVLLLDSRKTLQEIGKEVGLSPTSCWTRIKKLEAQGVIKRYTIDVDPAKLGYHDSVIVQVTLESHTDETLYDFGRVLATIPEIQEAYLVSGDYDYYIRIAVRDTRDYERLLREKLYKIPGIRHSKSHFVLRVLKETSVPVI; encoded by the coding sequence ATGGCGATTCTCCGGGTGCTGCTGCTCGACTCGCGCAAGACCCTGCAGGAGATCGGCAAGGAGGTCGGCCTGTCGCCCACCAGCTGCTGGACGCGCATCAAGAAGCTCGAAGCCCAGGGCGTGATCAAGCGCTACACCATCGACGTGGATCCGGCCAAGCTTGGCTACCACGATTCGGTCATCGTGCAGGTCACGCTCGAAAGCCACACCGACGAAACGCTCTACGACTTCGGCCGCGTGCTCGCAACCATTCCGGAGATCCAGGAGGCCTACCTCGTATCGGGCGACTACGACTACTACATCCGCATCGCGGTGCGCGACACGCGCGACTACGAGCGGCTGCTGCGCGAAAAGCTCTACAAGATTCCCGGCATCCGCCACAGCAAGTCGCACTTCGTGCTGCGCGTGCTGAAGGAGACCAGCGTGCCCGTCATTTGA